A stretch of DNA from Tigriopus californicus strain San Diego chromosome 11, Tcal_SD_v2.1, whole genome shotgun sequence:
CAAGACATGATCACATTCATAGTTAACTTGGTAAAATGGAATTGCGCTTCGCCCTTATTGGCACTTAAAGGCTCTAAAATCGACAAAGGATGTTTCATCTGACTCAAAGACAAACCTTTGTGGACATGATGGTGTTGATGTGAGGTTTTAAGTTCCCCTTGGTTTTGCCAACAGAGATGGCAAGTTGAACAATACGAAATCTCTCCACGTGTCTCCAATGCCTTCAAACGACTTTGTCTCTCTAGGACGAAGGGAAGATGAGGATGTGTCTCATGCTCTACAAGATGGATTTGTTTATTTGGAGCAAACTTTTCGAAGAAAGGACACTCTTTTCGACTTCGATAAGACGAACAGCCGTAGAATGGAGAACTCATACTGGACGTTTTCCATAGGATGCATGGTCCATGAATGCAATGAGGGTTGTTTGATAAATCATCTTGCAAAACGACTCGAGTGATCGACGTTTCAACCTTTGATTTCCCATTATAAAAATGCTTAGATCTGTAAGTAAAGTAAATTAAGCACAAGTCATGTTGTTATTATGTCAACGGGGATATgattttaaatcaaatcagTCCTCGAGGAAGGCAATGCCCTTACTGAATTACCGTAACTTTTTAGATTGCTTGATCCTCATTCTTCGATTTGTGTTCTTGCGGTGTACAATTGATTACatgtttgttattgttgtggCACGTTATTTTCGAGCTCAGCGTGGCCAAAATCAGCTTAATATACTTCATTTATCCATATGCCCATGTCTTAAGTCCTATCCAACTCCTCGTGTCTTCGTGTCAGAATGTTTCAGTCAAATATCCATTAGTTCATCAAAATTTGGATCAGACCTTTAACAAGTGACATCAAAATTTGGATCGGACCTTTAACAATTGATTTCAACATAATTacattcaaattggttttttaaCTTAATGAATTATCATtattcctttttcaaatgtgaatgATCGTAATTGCTTTCAAGTTAGaattgagggatattcaatttcatttcttggtcATTGTCCGGCCGATTTGGCAGACAATTATTCTTTATGATAATTCTTTGGTCTGCacaagagagaagaaaaaatacagTTTGAAatactattttgttacttgtgATCCATTAAACTTTGCAACgagtaataaaaaaaacacacgaTTACAATTGGATACAGAAAAATCACAATTCAATCGGCTAAAGCATAAAACTAACTTGAATTATAAGAAAAAGCGTTACATATTCAGAGGCCTAACGTTGAGTCCTCACATGGGTGTGTATGGTGAGTTTGTTTCAATGAGAATCTGGTTTTGGGTTGGCCAGAACAGGTTTGAAAGACCATTGGTTGTTCAGGCACAAGATACCTTTACTCTCAACCTCAACCGGCTCATTGAGAAACCAAAAGACTCGGGTCAAGcccaactttttcttttacaacaAAAAGTTGGACAACTTTGAACACAATGAGTAAGGAACAATTTAAAATTGCAGTGTTGGGCCAATCCCAATTTGCAGCTAATGTGTACACATTACTAAAGCGTGAAGGCTATCGCATTGTGGGGGTCTTCACAATTCCAGACAAAGGTGGGGTGGAAGAACCAATTGCTATTCAAGCCTCCCAAGATGGAGTGAAGGTTTTTAAGCACAAATCCTGGAGAAGGAAAGGTGTTATTTTATCAGAGGTCTTGGAGCAATATAAGTCAGTGGGAGCCAATCTAAATGTGATGCCTCTTTGTCCACAATTTATTCCGATGGAGGTGATTGAATCTCCTCGACATCAATCCATCTCATATCATCCATCTCTGTTACCGCGACATCGAGGAGCTTCGGCCGTGAGTTGGACTCTGATTGAAGGGGATTCCAGGGCTGGCTTCACCATTTTCTGGGCTGATGAGGGCCTTGACACGGGGCCGATTCTTCTCCAAAAAGATTGCTAAGTCCAGTCCAATGATACCAAGGACAGTTTGCTTCAAAGGTTCTTATTACCTGAGGGTGCCAAAGCCATGGTTGAAGCTGTGAACTTGATTGCCAATGGAACAGCCCCCAGGGCACCCCAACCCGAGGAAGGTGCGACCTTCGATgctttcttgaacaaaagtgagttatgtagggttgatcttaACCAGTCAGCTGAGCGGGTGCACAATTTTATCCGAGGTCTCGAACGAGAACCAGGATCCTGGATTATTCTAGAGGGCCAGaagatcaaagtgttccaatcATCGTTGGCAAGTGAGCCATGTGATAAAGACTCCAAGAGTCTCGTTGTGGAGGGATCTGACGAGCTAGCCATAGCCCATCCAGATGGTCTCTTTCTAAAATGTGGCGATGGTCAATTTGTGAAAGTGGAACTCATTCAAATGGAAGGAGGTTGCTTTTCATCGACGAAAGATTACTTTGGAGTAGTCACGGGCATTAATGACCATGCATATTTGAATCTGATCAAGCACGATGAATCCTTGACAAAGTTATACATATCAGGGGCCAACGAAAAAGACGACATCGAAATAAATTGCGATCACTTTGTGAATGGTAAATTTATGAGAGGAAACAGAACGATGATCTACTCGGTCATAAACCCATCTAACAATGAATGCATACACGAGATATTTTGTGCTTCCGACGATGATGTCACAGAGGCCATAAAAAGTGCCCAAAAGGCGTTCATCCCAATTCAGAAAGCCATTCCAATGAAGAGGTTTCGTGAAGTCATGAAAATCATACTACTTTCCGAGGAGTTAATAAGATTAAAAGTTTTGGAACAAGGGATCTTGATATCGACGGCCAAGGACGCACTCCCAATACCCTTATCTCAGCTTGAAAGCATTGATGTAAGTCTCAAACAATGCAACGTTTCAAGCAATTCCCAAACTATGTGGTGGAGCAAGTTAGTGGGAGTTGGGGTATGTGTTCTCGTGATCCACGAATTGGATTATCAATCTCTCGAACATATACTTGTTTCTTTAGCACTTGGAAACTCCATCGTTATATTATCCATGGGAAACAATAACCTTGCTCTAATGAAATTAGTGGAGATATTGCAAGGCTTGTCCAATCCTGGAATGATAACCTTCTTATCCTCATTAAGTAAGGCCCAAGAGAAGCAAGTTGTGGAACATGCTTTTGTAACACAAGTCACGTATTGTAACAATCCTAAGAAGAATGTGCTCCAAATTACCCTCATTTTCCAAGATGCTGACGTAACAAAGATTATCGACAAAGCTGTTTCAATAATTTGCGGTAATCTTCAACCAATGGTATTCATCGTGGACTCCGGCGTTTACGTCTCATTTTTAACTGCTCTTAAAGAAGCTTTCAAGCAAGTCAAACTTGGTGATCCATCGGATCCTCAAACCCAATGTGGACCCCTATCAACAGAAGTGGAACTAAACCAACTTAGTGAACAAATCCTGTCCCTTCAAGAAAACCATGCTACGCTGGTTTTGGGTGGGAAAAAAGATGAGCAATCCAACGGCTTCTTTTTTAAGCCAAGCATCATAATTTGTAAGCTGAAGCATGCTCATGTATTTAAAGGTCTTGGCAAAGGCCCTGTCGctggaatttcaaaatggaaaggcCAGGATGTAGAGCAGATCTTGGACCACTTTGACCCCACTTCAATCGTGACTATATTCACGAACAATGTGTCTCACGCCCTGAAAATTGCTGAAAATCTGAAGAATGATTCCTGCGCAGTGAATGACCTCAACTTTCGAAGGGAACATCATTCAATACCGTCAGATCTAATTTCACGCTATGGGAAACTCAAACGTGTCATGCTGAACTATTCCTGAAATAAAGAAGCCACgtttattttcaatgtttaAATATATAAGGGTATATAATACATGATTGttcaaatggcaaaaatcaacAGCTTTGAAAAGGGCCCCAATCGATCATGCAACAGACAGGAGGGTTCGTTCATCATGGCATTGTTTCAAGTTAATGCCAGACTGGGAGGTCGTTCTTACGATTCAAATCAGTTATAATTTCCAATTTGTCCCATGTATCTGGGATTGCGCCCTTGATCATCCTCGAAGTGCTCGAAGTCAATAGGTTCCAAATCAACTGCCTCGTCAAAAATGGACTCTTGGCGATGATACCCAGGTCGGACGGATGGGCTAAAAGTATCCGCCTCTTCCAAACTGGGAAACAGAACCGAATCCATGTGGAACGGTCGATACGTGGATGGCACTCCATTCACGGAGATCACCGTGGGTCCATTGGGGTTCCCCAGAATCCTGCGACCTTGTGGCGTTTCAATCACTTGATAGGAGGAACCGGAAGTAGTCGTAGTGCCAGAATGGCCGGAATCGCTACTGGTGTCACTGATCCCATGCTGCCCTTCCCACAAATCCTCAGCATCCATCAGAATTTCTGCCAATGataactgatttgaaagaaatgtacAAAACAATAAACAGTAGTATATAAAGGGGCGTTTGGGAGCACTGAAGttctagaaatatttttgagtatGTTTTACCAAACCATTTCCCTCTGAAGTGTTTGTGTACAATCCAAAGTTGGGGAAAACAtttacttgggcaagtttagTACTTGACTACTTGCCTTGacggtgcttgcttcacatcagtaagAACAACCCCTGTTCAGCTTAGGCATTCTAGTTCTTTTTCTATGGACTCAACAAAAAGTTAGCAAAAGTCTAATATAATTAAATGCTTATTCTGAAAACACTACTATTCAAATATCTTGctatttactttttcttttaagtACCTAACTTTCATATTAGtattcaatgaaaatgcttcaaatcttTGGAAATAGTCCTccagacattttttttactttcttttcatttaaatgTTCGTTTACATCTTTAACAAAACTTCCAGTAAATTTGGAAATGGTGAATTTCCAAGTTAATGTAGTTTCATAAGTTCTCCTAGTTGAAACCTCActaatatcttttttattaACTGTTGAGCTATCGTCACTTTGTAAGATTCACTGCACAGGTGCTGCTTGTTTTCCTTTAAGAAAATAGTTAGTTTAAGAAGTTTCTCAGATAGTCATATCCTTGAGATGAGTTTTCTCTCAAAAAGTTAAATCCTAGTGATACCATATTTGCTATCCAATTCCACATTTTCTTGTATTTTTATTACTGAAATACATTTCCTAAActcatttttccaatttgaaagtatttttctatttgagatattttcattttaacttCACTCATTAAAATAATTTAAGAAACTCATACATCGAAACTTTTAGTAGAGTCAACAAGGTTGACAGTACCGATATGTTATTTTGTATTGTTTATTGAGACTTACACTATGTAAGAGTCTCATTCAATGAgactaagggcggctttacactacgatggaaaaaccagaattgaatccggtttgaggatggaagcaggactagtgctggggcgagtccagactcgagttcgagttctttctaaaagactcaagtccggatttgtgaaaaaaatcattctttggtttaaatttcgcaatatgagtccttttgttcgacttgagtatagtgaaagactcgagtcaaaTTGCTGGACTCGTCCCAGCGCTACTCtgaccggattcaatcctggttttacatcctagtgtaaagccgccctaaagCTACCCTTACATGAAACAGAGTCTCGTTGGATGAGACTCTCATTGAACGAATTTCTCAATTACATAATAAACCGAGAGTCTCTCTGAACGAGGTTCTTTTACTTAGAGCCCGTTGAACAAGACCGCTGGAGGCTGCCTCACTCGTTAGtttaaaaaaggtgaaatgaCTTTTAAAAAAGCGTCTTATTTAAGAATTCTCAAGAATTTAATTTTAACCTTCAGaatggttgaaaatgaattttgaaaaagaataattACCAGAATGAAGACTCCCAAACGCTCCTTCATATTATATTTTAGACATTTAACCTGCTTATTACCTGCGCACTCCATTCGAAGGAGAACAAACATGGTGATGATGGCCAAAAAGGTGCCCACGGCATCCGTAAGAAGGTACTCCAATGGGTAGGTGTTCGGAAACAGAAGTATGTGCAGAACCGTGGTTGCTGGGAGGTAGCCCGCCAAGAGTCAGCTCGCATTAGGGAGCACGGCCCGAGAATCGATGATACTCAGGCAGAAGAAGGCGATTGTCCATACGCCGTGGAAGACCTACAAGTTAAGGAAGTCATTTAGAAAGTGGTTTCAAGGCCATTTAATTTGCAACAGATTGTCAGAATCGAGGATCATCACATGAAAAAAACCTCCTTGCATACTAACTCAGGACATATCAAGGTGAAGAAACTTCCGCTTATCAAATAGGATGTTGAGCAGAAAATCGAAATGACACCTGTCTAGTTAGATTTAGTAATTTGCTTTCCTGGCCATCGAAATGACACCTGTCTAGTTAGATTTAGTAATTTGCTTTCCTGGCCAGGCTTTTGGTTCCTTCATATCTTCGACTTTAGTCAAGACGTTCGTTTCTAATCCTCAACTCGGTTATCTAATTCAGGCAGGGCCTAATTGATGTAAATGGGAAAACTGAGTACTCTTTTTCATTCGAAGGTCTCGGAAGACGTTCATGTTCTCACATGAATCACCCATCCAAAATTCCACTAAACTATTATGATGGTTTATTGGAATCAATGCAAGGTGTTCGTGGCCTAGAACTGGCTGGAGAGCTGAGTGCTCCACCCTCCCCGGCTTTATTTGGAGCGCACGGAGGTGTTCCCTCGGTAAGTGCTTGGTTAGCTTCATCTTGAGAAAGGAAGCTTGAGTGTGTGAACATAAATCGTACTGACTCGGCCTTCAACCGCGAGGGCTCAATGCTATGCGTAAAAAACACTCCCACAGTCAAGCACTGAAGGTCATCCCTTCATACCTTCGACAAAAATAtacaaaagaaattgtgtcCTTCAAGACATTGCACGATGCAACCACACGTTAACACCGTCATGGTGGTTATCCTGATCTTGACGGTTTCCCTCTCCAGTGATGTGTACGCGGGTCGAAGAAAATCGGGAGGAAGTGGAGGTTGGTTTGGAGGTGGTAGAAACAAGCAAAATAATGGGGGTGGAGGATGGTTTGGCACGAACAAAAACCAAGGTGGCTATGGATACAACAACAggaacaataacaacaactatTATGGGGGAGGCAAGAAAAGCTCCTCTGGAATGAAGACCTTAAAAAAGGCGGCTGTGATTGGAGCTGTGGCATATGGAGGCTACCAATTGGGCAAACTGACCAGCCGATTCAACAATTACGGGGGTGGCTACGGCGGAGGCTACGGTGGAGGTTACGGCTTCAGGGAGTGGAATCGGTGGAGGGAGATTGATGGGTTCATGTGTCGAAATGATAACGATTGCAACTGGATCGATAACCGATTGTATTGCCAAGACTACGAACTCGACTTCCGGCCTAGTGTAAGTAAAAATGTAGTCCTAGTGCAGTAATAACTCCAGCATGTAAATGTTAACAATCTTCGTTTGTGTATCTAGACTTACATTCTATTTGTATTTCTTGTATTTCAAACTAGGACTAGTTGTCTTAGTGCCATCCACAGATGTCTAGAACTTGAATGTAGGACAATCGACCGACGTGCACTTATATCTAGATGTCCATTAGTTATCGTATTCCCTCACTCTGTATGATATGAACTGGTGCATGGCATGTGGCTAGCATAACAACAGATTATCgtatgttttcatttcatactTCCTTGATGCTTTATCATAGTTGGGAGGGAGATTTGCCGGACACTAAATTTATCTACAAATTAAACTTTATTAATTTTCAGGCTTTGTGGTTCGGAGGCGATGCTGCACGCATTGTGGGCGAATGTGCTTGTCCCCATGGGATGGTCTGGGACAACTATGAAATGAATTGTGAGACtcaattctttgggaatgCCATTGTAATGGTATTAGGAACATTGCTGCTTATCATTGTGGGCCTGTGTTGCTGCGCCGGGATCGCGTTTGCCGTCATTCGAAACAAATTTTGAGCCACAGAATGATACCTTCTAGCTCTTCTACTTGTGCATCAAACTATAACCGGGCCAAAATGCTTCCACTACCTCCTCAGCCATCACTCACCATGCATACTTGTAAATGTACAAAACTTGATTCACCCCTCTTTGTTTGATACAGTTTGCCGTTTGCCACTATGAAACGCCGACAATGAGACAATCCATTGCTCCCAAAAGTTAACGAAATGTATTAGAATATCGAAGAATTggcattttgaagctcacggatgtatcaaaacaaaatgtattGACGTATTTCATTGCCATTAACAACTGATTCTTACACTCTTGCTGTGATGGGAAACGACAGATGTAAATTACGTTAGTTTACATATCTGTAAATCCATTGCTTATTATTGAATCGACTAAATACTAAATGCTTCGCTTTACACATTACCTTTACATCGTAATAAATATGAACCACACTAATGCCAAACGGCATTTGTGTGGTTATTAAGCCAAAGGACGGGATTTCTTTGGGAGCCATTGCCATGTTCTTCAGCTAAGCATTTCACAGCAATTTTTGTGTTGTGCTTCTTCTCAGTTGAACCAATGCCCTTACCGTGGACGGCTCTCATTGGAGAACAAGCTGGGAGTTACACAGCACATTCTCTACCTTTCCAACTTGGATTGAAAGGCACGGCGAGTAGTAGAAAAGAACTTCCCGTCTTGGTCGGGGGAAGTG
This window harbors:
- the LOC131890508 gene encoding LOW QUALITY PROTEIN: mitochondrial 10-formyltetrahydrofolate dehydrogenase-like (The sequence of the model RefSeq protein was modified relative to this genomic sequence to represent the inferred CDS: substituted 1 base at 1 genomic stop codon), giving the protein MSKEQFKIAVLGQSQFAANVYTLLKREGYRIVGVFTIPDKGGVEEPIAIQASQDGVKVFKHKSWRRKGVILSEVLEQYKSVGANLNVMPLCPQFIPMEVIESPRHQSISYHPSLLPRHRGASAVSWTLIEGDSRAGFTIFWADEGLDTGPILLQKDCXVQSNDTKDSLLQRFLLPEGAKAMVEAVNLIANGTAPRAPQPEEGATFDAFLNKSELCRVDLNQSAERVHNFIRGLEREPGSWIILEGQKIKVFQSSLASEPCDKDSKSLVVEGSDELAIAHPDGLFLKCGDGQFVKVELIQMEGGCFSSTKDYFGVVTGINDHAYLNLIKHDESLTKLYISGANEKDDIEINCDHFVNGKFMRGNRTMIYSVINPSNNECIHEIFCASDDDVTEAIKSAQKAFIPIQKAIPMKRFREVMKIILLSEELIRLKVLEQGILISTAKDALPIPLSQLESIDVSLKQCNVSSNSQTMWWSKLVGVGVCVLVIHELDYQSLEHILVSLALGNSIVILSMGNNNLALMKLVEILQGLSNPGMITFLSSLSKAQEKQVVEHAFVTQVTYCNNPKKNVLQITLIFQDADVTKIIDKAVSIICGNLQPMVFIVDSGVYVSFLTALKEAFKQVKLGDPSDPQTQCGPLSTEVELNQLSEQILSLQENHATLVLGGKKDEQSNGFFFKPSIIICKLKHAHVFKGLGKGPVAGISKWKGQDVEQILDHFDPTSIVTIFTNNVSHALKIAENLKNDSCAVNDLNFRREHHSIPSDLISRYGKLKRVMLNYS
- the LOC131890519 gene encoding LOW QUALITY PROTEIN: uncharacterized protein LOC131890519 (The sequence of the model RefSeq protein was modified relative to this genomic sequence to represent the inferred CDS: substituted 1 base at 1 genomic stop codon), which encodes MSPRPKSVPSRLGPPPQLGDYKIPTIQQKHEKFRPKFDEMVARNVKMIARWVHLYLTWKRILMAWMVVLVASKMVLLMLTYQFFTLTSLISLQVFHGVWTIAFFCLSIIDSRAVLPNASXLLAGYLPATTVLHILLFPNTYPLEYLLTDAVGTFLAIITMFVLLRMECAEILMDAEDLWEGQHGISDTSSDSGHSGTTTTSGSSYQVIETPQGRRILGNPNGPTVISVNGVPSTYRPFHMDSVLFPSLEEADTFSPSVRPGYHRQESIFDEAVDLEPIDFEHFEDDQGRNPRYMGQIGNYN